From the Halobacteriovorax sp. GB3 genome, the window AGTTACTAATGAAATTAATTTTCGAGGAGAACCGAATCATAAAGTTATAGATGGATTTCAAAAAGCTAGGGAATCATCAGATGTATTCGAAATTAAAAATTTTGGGGAACTCATCTCTCTTATGAAAGCTAGTAATGATATTGTCTTTAGCGGATATTTTTTTAGTGTAAATTCTCCGGAAAAAATAGCTTCATCTTTGTATAGTAAAGAATCTAGTCCTAATTTCAATGTTTGTCTGGAAGATGATGAATTATTTCTTTTTTTAGAGATGGGTACAGAAGATGAATTTGGTGACTCTATTGTTATTCATTCTCGTTCTGATATTGACTTGAAAATTAAAAGAATTGAAGTGATGGCCAACAAGTTTATCAATAAGTTTGAAAAAGAATATTTCCTCATACAAACAAGCAAAGAATTATGTGATTTTCTTATTGATTTGCTTAAAGAGTGTTTTGATATTGAGAGCAGAGGAGCTGCTGATTATAAGTATAAGACTTAGTGAAGAGCCGTTCGTGTAGTAATAAATAAAGGTATTATGACTCAATTATTTCCGTTAAAATAGAGCTTATGAAAATTGTTATAGAAACATATATTAAAACTAGAGATGATTATGATTTTTGTTATTCAGTTAAAAAAATCATTAAAAATAGAATTTTGTATAATTATAATAGTGATTTTAAATACAACTTTTCTCCAATCGACAAGGTTAGTGAATACCCCATTACAGAGGGAATGTATGATTATATAGAAGGGGCCATTGTCTTCTATGTCAATGATGTGAAAATTACTGATTGGGAAAATTGGGATGATCTAGTTTATCTCTGGGCATTTTTATATAGGGAAGTTAGTCAGAGTTCTCTCTTGAAACGTTGTGATCATGAGTACGCTGATACCTATGGTATACTTACTTTTATTCCATTAGATAGTGGCCTCGTAGACATTTATTACAATGAAGAAAAAAAAGCTTCTGTAGATAGACTATCGTTAATGAAAGCTATTATTTTAGAGGCAGATCGTTTTTTCCAAGTTCTTTGGCAAATTCGCCCAAAATTAATAGAGGATTATGATTGGGTTGTTGAATTTCTTGAGCAAGACAAGAGAAAGTTTTTTTAATTTTTTCGTTCTTCTGTTATTTGAGTATTCATTGTTTTTATCGCCGCATAACTACAATTTCCAATAGGGGAAATGAGCACCATTCAATTAAATAATTAAGTTAACTGAACGAATCGGCAGTGATAAAGTTTCAGTACAAATAAATAAGGGTGTAATTACACAATTATATCCAATGGATTAAAAATGAAAAAAATTACTTTAAAAACTTTTATTCAGACAAGTTGGGATATACCGTTTGCTTACAGTGTAAAAAAAATCGAACGTAGAAGAATTATTTATAATTATAATAAAGATTTTGAAAACAATTTTGTAAAAATGAAGGATGTCCATGAACTTCCAATTCAACATGATATGTATGACCATATTCAAGGAGCAGTTCTTTTTAAAATTGGTGATAGCGTAATTGTGGACTGTGAAAATTGGGATGAATTAATAGGTTATTGGACATTTTTGTATATAGGATTAAGTGAAAGTCGTTTTGAGAAGGACTATTTACATACTTATGCCGAGACATACGGTTATCTTGATTTTCGGGTGAAAAACTCAGAGGAAGTAGATATCTTTTATAATAAAGAGTACAAAGCGACGGCCAATAAAAAAGAGTTAATGCGAGAAGTTGTTTTAGCAGCTGAAGAATTCTTCAATTTCCTTTGGACTGTTCGACCAAAGTTAAAAAAACAATATTCGGTTGAATTAGGAATGATTAAAAGAGATAAAGAGATTTACTGCCAATAATTTCATTATGTCGAAATTCAAATCTAGTTTAAGTTTAAAGAGAAACGATCTCTGGAATTTGTGAAAAGATAGAAAGGTGCGATGGAAAGAAACGTTCTTTCTGCTCTTGTAAGAACTGTCAGAATAAGTTCATCAGTTCACGATTTGTGAAAGTTATCCATTAGCTCTAAGCAACCTTCATTATTTTTTGGAATCCATACCTTTGGGTAATCATGGATTTTTATAATTCTTCTAAAATCTATTAGCTCTTTGGCAATTGGTGCCTTTTCACTTTGGATCGTGATTCCATTTTCACTTAGTAGATCATTGAGAAGATAGCCATTAAAGCCTTTATAGTAGGAATCAACGACCCATGTCTTTCCTTTGTGTTCAACTGTGACAAATCCGTGGTTTTCAACAATATTATAATCTTCGGCATTGTTAACCCGTCGTATTTCAGCGTACGTATGTTTATTTTTTATTCCTGCACTATTTAAAAGTAGATGAATGAGTAGAGCGTGTTCACGACAAACACCAACAGAGCAGTCAATGTATTCGCTTAGTGGGATATCAAGTTCACTATCTTTGTAGTATCTGGTTAGGTTTATATAGCTAGGGGAATCATAGTCGCGCTCACGTAGGGCCTTCTTAGAAACTAGATCACTTATTTTAGAAATCTTTGTCCAAAAATCGGATTCTTCTTCTCCAATTAACTTCGCTTCATTTAGGTATTGCTTTAATAGAGGAGTATCAAGATCGATAATGTAGTTGGGTTGCATACCATCATATGCTAAAGATCCTTCCACAACACTATTATTGGGGATGTTCTCAATGCTACCGCCATCAACCTGATGATAAGATGAGAAGTCAGTTATCTGTGCAGGTTTCCTAAAGTAAGAGTTATCTACTGATAAAAAACTTAAACTGAATAGTGTCGCTAAAGTGAGAGCGAATATAGATACTTTTCTCATTCTTTTTCGCTTGTCCTAGAGCCTATCTGAAAAATGTCATTTCGTTGTAAATCATAGGCCCAAACGTTGGTAATCGCTTCAACTGGTATTGTCTCTTTTAATCTTCCTGCAACCTTCGGTCTGTCGGAACTTGGCCAAGGTAGTTTATCTGCATCAAATTGGAAGATTATATTCAAAATGAGGTGATCTCCATCAACTTTTAGAATATTTCCTCGAAAGTTTGAGGCCGCAACGCCGTAGTTGAGTCGAACCCCTGTAGAAATATAATGACCGTCCCATGAGGATGCTTTTTCAGGTTCAATTCCATTTCTTAGAATATGTTCTAAGCTATCCTTATCTAAGGTCATAACACGATAGTATGTCTGAGCTGGATTATGAGGGAAAATATCATGAAATTTTTCCCAAGGTTTATTTGTATTGAAATATTCCTTTCTAATTTCTAAGGCATATTTAACTTGAGAGGCGTATTCTAAGACTTCTTTCATCGGAAGAATCTTTAGCCCCTGAAAATCAGTTGTTTTGACTACTTTTCTATGAAAAGCCTCTAAGAGGTCATGACAAGACTTTTCTGCTGAAAGGGTTTTTTGCGCAGAAAGAATAATTAATATAAAAGTAACTTTTTTCCAAAATGAGTTCATTTCTAACCTTACTTGTTTTGTGTCGAAAAACTTCTTTATTGTATAAAGCTTATACAAATCAAAACAATTTATTTTTGCTAACTTATAAGAAATGCAATGCCATCTATATGTAGGTAATTAAATGCATTTTTTATGCCAAGCCTCATCTCCTGATAGAGGAGTGTATTTCTTTCAACTTGTCCAAGCAAAATGACTTTTCTTGATATAAAGGTCCTACATTATTCAAAGATAGGCCCATTATGAATTATTTAATTAGCATTCTTTTAATGATTTCTTTTAACGTTTTCTCTAAAGAAAGCTCATCATATCTTCTTGATTCTAAGAAACAATGTTTTGGTTACGATCAAGTGCCTGTCTCTAGTATTGATTCTAGTTGTGTTGGAATGATCATTAACTCAAACGATGGTCTTAAAAAGCCACGAAAAGTCATTCAGCTTGATAATGGTGATTTTTATATCACTGATATGGTTAATTGGAATAAAGGCAATGGGATATTGTGGCGTTTTTCAAAGGGCTCTCTTAAACAAGTTTTTTCAGGTTTAAATTTGCCTCATGGTCTTAGAAAAGGCCCAAATGGTCTCGTGTATGTTGGCGAATCAGATAAGATCTTTCGATTCAATCCTAACGATCCTAATGGTACAAAAGAAATTGTGATCTCTAATTTACCATCGGATGGAAAACATCCGCTAAGTGAATTTCTCATCACTCGTGATCAACGTATTCTCGTCAATCTTGGTGCACCAAGTGATCAGTGTTTAAATTCTAAGGGAAGACCTGTTTATCCTTGCCTTGAAAGCGATAGAGAAGCAGCTCTTTATGAGTATGAGATCAGCGATAATGGAAAGGTTGAGTTTACAAGAATCCTTGCAAGAGGACTTAGAAATTCAATGGGAATCGTAGAACTTGAAAGTGGTGAGATCATTCAATTTAATAATGGAATGGATTTTAATGATGAAGAGGGTCCCCTTGAAGAAATCAATCTCATTATTGAAGATTCTCATTATGGTTGGCCATATTGCTATGAGAAAAATAAGTTGAATAAGGCCTATAAGAGAAGCTTTTTTAATCGCTCTGTACCAAAAATAAATTGTGAAAAGTATGAATTACCCATTGGTCTGTTGCCCGCCCACTCGGCACCGTTAGATGCGCTTTTGTATCAAGGCGAGATGTTTCCTGAGCTAGAGGGGAGTATTATCGTTTCACTTCATGGTTATAGAAAATATGGTCAAAGACTCATTCATTTAAATTTAAATACACAGAATTTAAGAAACGAGCATTTTACGAATCTGGTTTTTGATTGGAATGCAAGAAAGGGGCTTCGTCCAAAGGGTGCTCCAGTTGGATTACATGTTGGGAAGCTAGGAGAGATTTATTTTATCGACGATAAAAATAAAACTCTAATGGTGCTTGCAAAAGGTGAGAAGTCTCTTTACGAACAAAAGGCAGAAGTTCAACTTCTAACCAATTATGCTCTTTCAAGTTTTCAAAAAGTTTCGAATGAAGTTTTAAGTAAACATTGTCTCAGTTGCCACTCTGAGTTTTTAGGAGAAGATAAGTTAGTCATTGATCGCCTTGTGGAGTCAGGGCTTGTCGAACCCGGAAAACCTCTTGAAAGTGATCTTTATCTTCGCGCAATTGGAAAAAGCTCTAATATGGCCATGCCACCAGCTCGTCCAGATGCTCTAAGTGATAGAGATAAGGAACTTATTCGTCAGTGGATACTTGAGATCAAATAAATTTTACAGAGCAAAGACATTTCACATTTATTGTGAAAGATTTTGTGATACTTCTTTTTTATAAATTGAAACAACTAGGGAGAGATTTATGAAATCATTAATGGCCGGTTTATTTTTACTGACATCAATTACTTCTTTTGCAACTGATCTATCAGTAGATTACTTTCTTGGAAAAACTTATGAAGGTGATAAGTATATCGTAGAATTTGCATCTGATCTTAATTCAGATGGAGAAGTAGAAGCTGTCATCGAAGAGAAGAAACTTCTTCTTAATGACTCAAGAGATATCCCTGTTGTAAGAATTAGCGATGGGTACATTAAGTTTTACTTCGATAAAGATGTTGATAATCTACAGTTTTTTGGTGTTTCAGGTCGTTTAGAAGAAAGCAATGGTGAAGTTCAATTTTGTTTTCCACTTCCAGGTTACAAAGTAGATTGTTTAAGCGAAATTTAATAAGTAAAAAAAACTTTATAGAAAGGCCTTGCATTTGCAGGGCCTTTTTTTTGGCCTTATTTGTCTAAATGTTTCTTGTGTATCTTTTTCCTAAGTTCCAAATAAATAATGCACGATTTTCTAATCATCTTATTCTAGGACTCCTTTAAGTTAAATATAGGAGAGTTTATGAAAAAAGTAATTATTTGTTTATCTATTCTATTTTCTTTTACATCGATGGCAGCGACAAGAGATTGTAAAGAATATGCAAAAACTGAGCTATTAGAGAGACTTTCAAAAATTGAAAAACAATTTGATACTCAAGTTGAAATTAATGAAATTATAAAAAATGAAATTTTCGAGGCAACGGATTTAAATCAACATAATAAACACGAAATTAATTCGTATGCTATTCTCTCATTTAAAATAAGAGAGTTCATTCGTATAGGATATGAAGCAAATCTAAAAAGCGAAAGATATTTAAATCAACATCTAAAATCGTTAACTGTTGGATTAACTCGTCTAATAGATAATTGCCTTTAATAAAGTTTACTAAAGATTAGTCCATAGCGGGTAGTATCCAATGGTATCATGTACTTTTGAGTCATGAGTAGGTACTACCCTAAATTTATATTTATCTCGCAGCCTCTTTATTTTTTCTAGTGAAGTCGTAAGTTTATTTTTATCTCTGTCTACTAAATATGATGGGATTAAGGCCTTGTGAGAGATAAGATCGAGCTGTTTTTCTAACCATATGGCATCACCAACAAAAAAGACTTTTTCTTTTTTTCCATTCAGAATAAGGCCAATCGATCCATATGAATGACCTGGAAGGGGCACGAGAATAACAACACCATCTCCAAATAAGTCATAATGCTTTTCAAATTCTAAATATTGTTTTTCAGTCCATTGAAATGAAATTGGGTGATTATCTTTGAAATGAATAGGAAATGTTCTGTGATGAACAATATGATTACCTTGAATTTCTTTTATTTCATCAGGTCCAATCAGTGGACGTCTACCTAAGTTGTCGGTCAATCCACCGGCATGATCCCAATGGGCGTGACTTAAAATAATATGATCATATATCAGTTGGGGGGCCTGTGACTTTATTCCTTCAATGAATGTGAAATGAAAAATTGGCCTTGCCCAAAATGGCATACTTTCTTTGAATTCCTTATGAATATTAGAACCAATACCTGTTTCAAAGAGTATTGTTTTCTCTTTATGTTTAATGACAAACGCCGCATGATTGAATCTAACTTTTTTAAAGTTACCATCACTTATACTAATCATTTCTAAAGATTCAGCATGCCCTGTGTTTATGATTGTAAACGATGTCTTTGCTGATGAATGGAAACAAAATATCGCAATAAAAAATATGAGAATAGTCTTCATTTAATCTCCTCTTTCAATTAGTATAAAGGTTAAAGTATAGTTTAAGGTCAAGGAGAACCTATGCTCATTGGTGAATTATCTAAGGCCCTAGGAATTCCTAGTTCAACGATTCGCTACTACGAAAAAATCAATTTAATACCGAAAATGAGGGCGAATAACGGATATCGCAATTACCCTGATGAGATCGTTCATTTGTTGAAGTTGATTATCCAAGCAAAGGAGTTAGGATTTACTCTTTCTGAAATTAAAGAACTTTCTTCGCTAATCCAAGATCTGGGACAAGAGAGAGGAAAAATTCGATTGAAACTTGAAGATAAACTTCATGATTTAGAAAACAGAATTAAAGAACTACGAACGTTTAAAAAAAATATTTCAGCACTTCTCAATGCCAAGTGCCCTTTATAAAAATGAATAAGGAGTATTCATGAAAGAAAATGAAACAAAAGAAGTACAAGAAGCTGTTATTGAAAAGGCCCAGGATATTTTTACTTCAATGAAAGAAAAACTCTCTGATGTTGAATGTCCAACTCATGGAAAGGCGCTTTTGTTACTAGAGCAAGATAAGGTTAGGGGTGGTGTTAAGATCGAGACATGTTGTCCTGAAGGGGAGAAGTTAGTCGCAAAGGCCATTGAGAATCTCTAATGTCTCATGGCCTTAAATTAATTTTAAATAATATTGTCTTCAATCATCTTTTCACTGATTCGTTCAGCTAGCGCACTAATTGTTAATAATGGTGTGGCACCTAGAGATCGCGGGATAATTGAAGCATCGACAACATAAAGTCCTTTGTGTATTCCTGTTCTTCCATTGAATACCTGTCCTTTATGATTAACGACTCCTTTTGTAGCATCATCTCCCATAGGGCATCCCCCAAGTGGGTGTGTGGCCATCATTTTATCTTTGAAGATACTTGTTCTTGGATTATCGAGATAATGTCCACCTAGTTTTTTAGATACTTCCTTCATATGAGAAGTGATATTTTTATAAAAATATTCTTTTACAATATCTGGATAGATAACTTTTATCTCATCGTTTTCAGTTAAAATATATTTTCCACCTGAAGAGTCATGTCCACAGGCAAGAAAGAGAGTTGAATAATTGAGTGCTCCATCCTGTTCGAATTTTCCAAAATTATTTGTAATATTACTGTCTCTTTCAACTCTATCCCATTGCTCAGTTGAAAAATTAAAATCTTTCTTATTTGCTTTTGCAAACATAGAAAGGCCATAAGCTAGAGTAGAAGCAAGAGGAGAGGGGATGGCTCCTTCTAAAAGTAAAAATTGTTCTTCGAGAGCTCGTTCCTTGTTGAGATCCCTAAAGTTTGCAACTGTTGAAATTCCTGTACCTACAGAACCCTGGACTAATTGTAATCTCTTATTGACTCCTGTTCCAACTGATTGCGTTTTTTCGTGTCCATTGTAGCAAAAGCCAAGAACATCAGCGTTTAATGAAAGGGACTCACCAATTTTTTGAGAAAGTCTGATCCCATTCTTTCTCGCTTTTAACAGAAGTTTTGTACTTCCAAGAGATCCTGCTCCTAAAACAATATTTTTTGCATTTATAATTTTCTTATCAAAATTCAGATTAGAAGATGATTTAATCTCTATTCGATAACCTGACTTTGTTTTATAAAGATCAATGACTTCTGTTTCTGTAAAGATAGAACATCCACTTTCTTTAGCTTTGTAGAGATAGTTATAGGGAAGTATGTTTTTTGCACCTACATTACAACCTGAACAACAATCCCCACAAAGGGTGCAATCATTTCTATCTGACTTAATATTTGACTTGTAATTTATATTTAATTTTAAAAAACTAAGCTTTACTTTGGCCTTTTCAAAAGCTTTCTTAAATGCAATTGATTTCTTAGTTTTACTTAATTGATCTTCTTGATAGCTTGCTCCTAACTCTTTATCGGCGCGACTGTAGTACTTTCCCAATTCGCCAAGTGTATGATCAGGTCCTTTCGATGCACTCTCTCTAATTTCTTTTGGCCATTCTTTTTGTAGGAAGACTTCTTTTGTTGGAGCGATACTAATTGCTGCATTTATAAGAGAAGTTCCTCCGAGCCCATTAGCACCAATAATATCTAAATCGCAATCCTCTTCTGCCCCTAAATTCTGACTAAGAAGTCCAAGAGGGTTTGCTTTAGAGTGCATTTCCCCAAGAACATTGGCAAATGATTTTGGAAAGTCTCCTGGAAAAAACTCTTTACCTCGTTCTAAGACACAAATTTTTGAATTTGGGTACTCTTCACTCATTCTAGCAGCAATGACACTTGAGCCGTATCCAGAACCAATACAAATGAGATCATAGTAATCTTCTATTTGATCAAAATCATTTGATGATAATCCTTGAGGCTTGGATCGAAAGATATCAAATAAAGTAGAGCTAGGAGAGCGTTTAACTTTCGAAGCACAAGATGAAAGAAATAATGTCGTTGATAATAGAAATGATCTTCTTTTCATTTTGATCCTTTGAATACTTCACAGTTCATTCTATCTTTCGTAGAAATCGCTTACAACAGTAGGAAAAATCGGTTTTTTTCTTTGAAAAATTAAAGAATGTAACTATTGATTTTTTAAGTGTTTATTATATCCCATCTAACTTTCTTACTTGAGACTATGGCCCTGACTCTAGAATTCTTACTTTAAAAATGACAAAGAAATTGAGCTTTAATTAAGAAATTCGGTTTATTTCAGTGAGTATAATAATTATAAGCGAGGTGATTAATGAAATTCTCTTATCTATTACTATTTCTACTTATGGGGTGTGCTACGACGAGTTCCTATATTGGACCAGTTGAAAAAGAGCCTAAAAAAAAGAGTGATCTCAATGCAGAAATTCCTGCTGAAAAAACTGTTTTTTATGTAACTCAACAAAATAGAAGTGGAAGTTGTAAGTTGTACGTGAACAAAACCTATATTGGTCAATTGAATAATGCTCATGTTCTAAGGGTGGAAGCTCCGGCCGGAAAGCACAAGTTACTTTGTTATTTCGGAGGAAATGCTACTACATATTGGTTCAATAAATACTACGATAGCTTCAAAGAAATTGATTTTGACTTTGAGGGTGGAAAAAAACACTTTGTTCTTTATACTTGGAAGTATTCTAAGAAACACAAAATGAATCGTCCTTTTTTGACCGTTGATATAGATCCAGATATTGTTGATAAAAAGGTTGCTGAAAGAGGTCAATTGCTCCGTTCAACAAAGTTTGTAACGACTAATCACTTTGATAAAGAAGAACAGAAAGTTTTAGCTAAAGCGAAAGAAGATGACACTATTTCTGGTTATAAGAACTTTCTTTTTCAATATCCTTCTTCTAAGAGTGCACCAGAGATCAAAGAGAGACTGAGTGAGCTTGAAAAAGAAGACGATATGGCCTTTTCTAGAGCATCTAAAAACAATACATTCAAATCTTACATAGGTTATATTGAATCATTTTCTAAGGGAAAGCACATCAGTTCAGCTGTTGCTAGTGCTATTGATGTTGCTAAAGTAAAGAAGAAACCAATTCGTTTTTCCCATTATCGAAAATTAATCTCAATTAATGCCAACTATATGTCCCAGATTCCAGCTAGTGATGCAAGAGAAATTGAATTGCTAGAAATTGGTCCTGAAAACTTTAATGTAGCAAAAGTAATAGAGCTCAAGAAAAAGGGGCATTCATCTTCAATTCTCTCTGCCAAAATTAAGGCAACTAATGAAAGATATAAAAACTTTACGATGGAAGAAATAGGTTCGTTGAAGGGAATGGGTCTTGATGAAAAGATTATCGAGGCGATGATAACAGTGACAGCAACTTATGATTCAAGAATTAAAGCGATTACTGAAAATAAGGAAATGATGGCACAGATTCAGAAATTGATTAAATCTAGTCAAAAATCAGCGAATAAAACCTATTCTAGAAGAACACCTTCAAACTCAAATAACAATAATACGCTTACGAGTTGTATAAAGAGAAAAGCTGCCTTAGAAGCTTGCCGCAATGTGAGCGGATTTCTAAGGTCAGCTTGTGAAATGACTGCTAAATCAACTTACCCA encodes:
- a CDS encoding PQQ-dependent sugar dehydrogenase; the protein is MNYLISILLMISFNVFSKESSSYLLDSKKQCFGYDQVPVSSIDSSCVGMIINSNDGLKKPRKVIQLDNGDFYITDMVNWNKGNGILWRFSKGSLKQVFSGLNLPHGLRKGPNGLVYVGESDKIFRFNPNDPNGTKEIVISNLPSDGKHPLSEFLITRDQRILVNLGAPSDQCLNSKGRPVYPCLESDREAALYEYEISDNGKVEFTRILARGLRNSMGIVELESGEIIQFNNGMDFNDEEGPLEEINLIIEDSHYGWPYCYEKNKLNKAYKRSFFNRSVPKINCEKYELPIGLLPAHSAPLDALLYQGEMFPELEGSIIVSLHGYRKYGQRLIHLNLNTQNLRNEHFTNLVFDWNARKGLRPKGAPVGLHVGKLGEIYFIDDKNKTLMVLAKGEKSLYEQKAEVQLLTNYALSSFQKVSNEVLSKHCLSCHSEFLGEDKLVIDRLVESGLVEPGKPLESDLYLRAIGKSSNMAMPPARPDALSDRDKELIRQWILEIK
- a CDS encoding MBL fold metallo-hydrolase — its product is MKTILIFFIAIFCFHSSAKTSFTIINTGHAESLEMISISDGNFKKVRFNHAAFVIKHKEKTILFETGIGSNIHKEFKESMPFWARPIFHFTFIEGIKSQAPQLIYDHIILSHAHWDHAGGLTDNLGRRPLIGPDEIKEIQGNHIVHHRTFPIHFKDNHPISFQWTEKQYLEFEKHYDLFGDGVVILVPLPGHSYGSIGLILNGKKEKVFFVGDAIWLEKQLDLISHKALIPSYLVDRDKNKLTTSLEKIKRLRDKYKFRVVPTHDSKVHDTIGYYPLWTNL
- a CDS encoding MerR family transcriptional regulator, with translation MLIGELSKALGIPSSTIRYYEKINLIPKMRANNGYRNYPDEIVHLLKLIIQAKELGFTLSEIKELSSLIQDLGQERGKIRLKLEDKLHDLENRIKELRTFKKNISALLNAKCPL
- a CDS encoding GMC oxidoreductase, with translation MKRRSFLLSTTLFLSSCASKVKRSPSSTLFDIFRSKPQGLSSNDFDQIEDYYDLICIGSGYGSSVIAARMSEEYPNSKICVLERGKEFFPGDFPKSFANVLGEMHSKANPLGLLSQNLGAEEDCDLDIIGANGLGGTSLINAAISIAPTKEVFLQKEWPKEIRESASKGPDHTLGELGKYYSRADKELGASYQEDQLSKTKKSIAFKKAFEKAKVKLSFLKLNINYKSNIKSDRNDCTLCGDCCSGCNVGAKNILPYNYLYKAKESGCSIFTETEVIDLYKTKSGYRIEIKSSSNLNFDKKIINAKNIVLGAGSLGSTKLLLKARKNGIRLSQKIGESLSLNADVLGFCYNGHEKTQSVGTGVNKRLQLVQGSVGTGISTVANFRDLNKERALEEQFLLLEGAIPSPLASTLAYGLSMFAKANKKDFNFSTEQWDRVERDSNITNNFGKFEQDGALNYSTLFLACGHDSSGGKYILTENDEIKVIYPDIVKEYFYKNITSHMKEVSKKLGGHYLDNPRTSIFKDKMMATHPLGGCPMGDDATKGVVNHKGQVFNGRTGIHKGLYVVDASIIPRSLGATPLLTISALAERISEKMIEDNII